Genomic DNA from Desulfosporosinus sp. Sb-LF:
TATGAGCCTGTCTGGATTTTAGTAAAAGCGCCTATTTTTGTGTCATTTTCAACCGCTACTCCACTACCAATAACAACGCTCTCGCCAATCGAGCATCTCTCCCGTACCACAGCTCCATCACCAACGAAGGCCTTATCAGCGTAGCTTGTCCCAGCATAGAGGACTGCAGAGCACCCGATTGTGTAGCCATTTCCTATCCTGAGAGGAGGCAAATCTGCTTGCGCCTTCACCGTACTTGTCGCAGCCGCTTTAGGCAAACGCCCGATCGAAGAGTTGCTACCAATAAAGCCATCCTCTCCAAGCTCTGCTTTTGAGTAAATCGTAGTGTGATCCCCTATGCGAGTGCGAGCCCCTATGGTTCCCCCAGTCCCGACTGTAACATAGTTGCCAAGATCGCATCCGGCTCCAATGCTAGCTCCTTCGCCGAGAACACACCCAACTCCCAAGACTACATTTTCACCCAGCACGACATTTTCACTGATCACACAAAACGGCCCGACCGTTACGCTTGAAGGTACGGTGGCACTGGCGAAGATTTGGCGTGGCATGTTGTTTTCTGTCATTGATTCTACCTCTTTTCAGGAGAGTCGAGTTACAGCCGCTCCGTCCCTCCGCTCGCAGACCAAACTAAGGCAAACCTGCTGGATAAAAGTGTCGGTTGGCCTAAGTTTGGTGGACTACTCACGTTAGAGGGCGCACTTGTCGTAAATCAAAATCTCCCCCGTTATTCTACCACCATCGGGAACACGACCGGTTCCTTCGTCTCCTGGCACTTGTAAATCGCCAAAATGATTTCCAACGCTTTTCGTCCTTCTTCCCCTGGAATAGCTGGTTCTCTATCTTCTCGAATTGCTTGAATTAGATCCAGTATGAGTTCCCTGTGCCCAAAGCCGTAGACCGTAGGGGGATCCCCTTCCTGGCTGTCGAAGATCGCCTTTTTCTCTTCTACACTATCCGGTAATTCCCAGACCTCGATTCGATTGACGGCGATCCCACCGACGATGACCGAGCCTGTCTCTCCAAAGACGTTCAAGGTCTCTTCGATATTTTTAGGATAGATGGTTGAAGCTGCCTCAATGATGCCGATGGCGCCGCTTTTAAACTTGATAACAGCTGCACCCATGTCTTCCATTTCAATTTTGCGCATAAAGGTCGCTGTATATCCAAAAACAGATTCTACTGGCCCAAATGTCCATTGAAGAAGGTCAATGTTATGAATGGATTGATTCATAAGGACCCCACCGTCTTGGAGTTTTGTCCCGCGCCAAGGTGCTTGAGTGTAATAATTATCGTTCCGATTCCAACGCACAGAAGCTTGTCCATGGGTCAACTTACCAAAACGGCCATCTTCTAAGGCCTTGCGAAGAAGTTTAATCGAATCATTAAAGCGGTTTTGATGAATAACGGCTAATTTAACCCCTGCTTTGCTGCAGGCAGCAATCATAGCATCTGCAGTTTTCAAGGTCATGGCCATAGGTTTTTCCACTAGGATATGCTTACCTGCCTCAGCTGCAGCAATCCCAATTTCGGCATGTAAACCACTTGGAGTCGCTATTGTAATAACATCAATGTCATCCCTTTTCAGCATTTCCAAATAATCCGTATAGGGCTCTGCACCGTATTTATCAGCAAAGGCCTGGGCCTGCTCCGGTACAACATCACATACGGCGACTAGCTCTGCTTCTGGAAGCGCCATAATGGACTCAGCATGTTTCGGGGCAATTCGCCCACATCCTATAATCCCAAATCGAATC
This window encodes:
- a CDS encoding N-acetyltransferase codes for the protein MTENNMPRQIFASATVPSSVTVGPFCVISENVVLGENVVLGVGCVLGEGASIGAGCDLGNYVTVGTGGTIGARTRIGDHTTIYSKAELGEDGFIGSNSSIGRLPKAAATSTVKAQADLPPLRIGNGYTIGCSAVLYAGTSYADKAFVGDGAVVRERCSIGESVVIGSGVAVENDTKIGAFTKIQTGSYITAYMEIEERVFIAPMVTTTNDNFMGRTEKRFKSIKGATIRRGARIGGGVILLPGVDVAPETFVAAGALVTKSTGEKRVIKGFPAKDVREVPGDELLQK
- a CDS encoding Gfo/Idh/MocA family oxidoreductase, whose protein sequence is MMEEKKIRFGIIGCGRIAPKHAESIMALPEAELVAVCDVVPEQAQAFADKYGAEPYTDYLEMLKRDDIDVITIATPSGLHAEIGIAAAEAGKHILVEKPMAMTLKTADAMIAACSKAGVKLAVIHQNRFNDSIKLLRKALEDGRFGKLTHGQASVRWNRNDNYYTQAPWRGTKLQDGGVLMNQSIHNIDLLQWTFGPVESVFGYTATFMRKIEMEDMGAAVIKFKSGAIGIIEAASTIYPKNIEETLNVFGETGSVIVGGIAVNRIEVWELPDSVEEKKAIFDSQEGDPPTVYGFGHRELILDLIQAIREDREPAIPGEEGRKALEIILAIYKCQETKEPVVFPMVVE